Proteins encoded within one genomic window of Mesorhizobium sp. AR10:
- a CDS encoding RluA family pseudouridine synthase: MSAHNEETPKLIGDELTEGVSTVLEAGTDAAGQRLDQWLAGQLGPDMSRSRVQMLIRQGAVKIGGKPVDETKRKMAAGDRVSVDMPEPEPASPQGEAITLDVLHEDNELIVINKPAGLVVHPGAGNWTGTLVNALIHHCGDSLSGIGGVRRPGIVHRLDKETSGVMVVAKTDRAHKSLSEAFADHGLTGDLERAYLALVWGIPTRPTGKVDAPLGRAADRVRRAVVPAGRDDARHAITHFTVLERFGEQQQEFATASMVECRLETGRTHQIRVHMAHIGHPVVGDPDYGQAFRTKANRLPEPLKGEVKAFPRQALHARLLAFRHPTTHLSLRFEAPLPRDMEALVEGFRKL, from the coding sequence ATGAGCGCTCATAACGAAGAGACCCCCAAATTAATAGGGGATGAATTGACCGAGGGTGTATCGACCGTCCTGGAAGCAGGCACTGATGCGGCCGGCCAGCGGCTCGACCAGTGGCTGGCGGGTCAACTCGGCCCGGACATGTCGCGCAGCCGGGTGCAGATGCTGATCAGGCAGGGCGCGGTCAAGATTGGCGGCAAGCCGGTCGACGAGACGAAGCGCAAGATGGCGGCCGGCGACCGCGTGTCGGTCGACATGCCGGAACCCGAGCCGGCCTCGCCGCAAGGCGAGGCGATCACGCTCGATGTTCTCCACGAGGACAACGAGCTGATCGTCATCAACAAGCCGGCGGGGCTGGTCGTGCATCCCGGCGCCGGCAACTGGACCGGAACGCTGGTCAACGCGCTGATCCACCATTGCGGCGACAGCCTTTCCGGCATTGGCGGCGTGAGACGGCCGGGCATCGTCCACCGCCTAGACAAGGAGACCAGCGGCGTGATGGTCGTCGCCAAGACCGATCGTGCCCACAAGTCGCTGTCGGAGGCGTTTGCCGATCATGGCCTGACCGGCGATCTCGAACGCGCCTATCTGGCGCTGGTCTGGGGCATACCGACGAGGCCGACGGGAAAGGTCGATGCGCCGCTTGGCCGCGCCGCCGACCGCGTGCGCCGCGCCGTGGTGCCCGCAGGGCGCGACGACGCCCGCCACGCGATCACCCATTTCACCGTGCTCGAGCGCTTTGGCGAACAGCAACAGGAATTTGCCACGGCGAGCATGGTCGAATGCCGGTTGGAAACCGGCCGCACCCATCAGATCCGCGTCCACATGGCCCATATCGGCCATCCGGTGGTCGGCGACCCCGATTATGGCCAGGCCTTTCGCACCAAGGCCAACCGGCTACCCGAGCCGTTGAAGGGCGAGGTAAAGGCATTTCCACGACAAGCTTTGCATGCCCGCCTCCTTGCATTTCGCCATCCCACTACCCATTTATCCCTACGGTTCGAAGCACCACTACCGAGGGATATGGAGGCACTCGTCGAAGGCTTTCGCAAGCTCTGA
- a CDS encoding fimbrial protein: MALADEDEEKPLDPGVESVRKKLVRFMAINLGLLFLALMVVIAALVYKARNAPPANPPLASDIPVPAGEPLTGDIVLPVGAKIVSQSLSGNRISIDAELADGSRTVFVYDIAERRIVGRFAIRNR; this comes from the coding sequence ATGGCCCTTGCCGACGAAGACGAGGAAAAACCGCTCGACCCCGGGGTCGAAAGCGTGCGGAAGAAACTCGTGCGCTTCATGGCCATCAATCTTGGCCTGCTGTTCCTCGCCCTTATGGTGGTGATCGCAGCCCTTGTCTACAAAGCCCGCAACGCGCCTCCCGCCAACCCGCCGCTGGCCAGCGACATCCCGGTGCCCGCCGGCGAACCGCTGACGGGCGACATCGTGTTGCCGGTCGGCGCGAAAATCGTCAGCCAGTCGCTGTCCGGCAACCGCATCTCCATCGACGCCGAGCTCGCCGACGGCAGCCGTACGGTCTTTGTCTACGACATCGCTGAGCGCCGCATCGTCGGCCGTTTTGCGATCCGCAACAGATAA
- a CDS encoding VOC family protein, which yields MTGFAAHRSIATVALVVADYDEAISWYVGKLGFVLTDDIDLGESKRWVTVTPANGQGARLLLAEASDEAQKSRIGNQTGGRVFLFLETADFARDHAAMLENGVEFREAPRHEPYGTVAVFADLYGNLWDLIEPKR from the coding sequence ATGACCGGGTTTGCAGCACATCGCAGCATTGCCACAGTCGCGCTCGTCGTCGCGGACTATGACGAGGCGATCTCCTGGTATGTCGGCAAGCTTGGCTTTGTCCTCACCGACGACATCGATCTCGGCGAGAGCAAGCGCTGGGTCACGGTGACCCCGGCGAACGGGCAAGGCGCGCGGCTGCTTCTGGCCGAAGCGTCCGACGAGGCGCAGAAAAGCCGCATCGGCAACCAGACTGGCGGCCGGGTCTTTCTGTTCCTCGAAACCGCTGATTTTGCCCGCGACCATGCGGCGATGCTCGAAAACGGCGTCGAGTTCCGCGAAGCACCGCGCCATGAGCCCTACGGTACAGTCGCGGTTTTCGCCGATCTCTATGGAAATCTCTGGGACCTGATCGAGCCGAAACGCTAG
- a CDS encoding acyltransferase family protein, whose protein sequence is MIKYRADIDGLRAVAVLPVVLFHAGFPLFGGGYVGVDVFFVISGYLITKIIVDDIEQHKYSVASFYERRIRRIIPAYLATVVVTMVVALVFMLPEDLEDFGGSALWSALMSSNVFFWIESNDYFNGAAELKPLLHTWSLSVEEQFYVLFPIGLLVVYRLGLWRYAAALCLLAAVASLGLAAYGVRQTPMAAFYLLPTRAWELLVGSLLAFELVPAPRRRVAGWESFAGLGLILAPVISYTAETPFPGIMALPPVLGAALIIHSGLGQSTAPFTELLSNPLLRFVGLISYSLYLWHWPIVVFMRYYYIELSFYQRIFIVAFSIAIAFLSWRFIERPGRRRDGTLRRPQLFLATATSMALLAAAGWAARESLGFPSRVPKDIQILASKRAHQGPWRECGYVYRDRRDIDTLCVRGAAHQSPDFVIIGDSHANAVAAAIFQNAAEVGRAGYQISDTGYRPLLDFGKWGEEKKYQYMNRLTTDFFDARPGVKSVIVPIYWRQAALVDRYYNSNRKIVDGITAMREGLFTLVERYPEKQFLFVLSTANSDLFGANPAARAAWYGHAFNPVVHMAEFRRITAAYGGIVDDLRALPNVQFLDISSRVCDVKVCHGFIEGKLAFTDDNHISFQAAMLFSPEIRGFLGGSTQRTIEGDLLERRAQGHL, encoded by the coding sequence ATGATAAAATATCGCGCTGATATCGATGGCCTGAGAGCGGTTGCCGTCCTTCCCGTGGTGCTTTTTCATGCAGGGTTCCCCCTCTTTGGCGGTGGATACGTCGGTGTCGACGTTTTTTTTGTCATTTCTGGTTATCTCATCACCAAGATCATTGTTGATGATATCGAGCAGCACAAATACAGCGTGGCTTCATTCTATGAGCGGCGAATTCGCCGGATAATCCCGGCCTATCTTGCAACCGTCGTCGTAACAATGGTGGTCGCTCTGGTTTTTATGTTGCCCGAGGACTTGGAGGACTTCGGGGGGAGCGCCCTTTGGTCGGCCCTGATGTCTTCAAACGTGTTTTTCTGGATCGAAAGCAACGACTATTTCAACGGGGCAGCGGAGCTGAAGCCGCTGCTGCACACGTGGTCCCTTTCGGTCGAGGAACAATTCTACGTACTCTTCCCAATCGGGCTGCTCGTCGTTTATCGATTGGGGCTCTGGAGATATGCGGCTGCACTCTGCCTGTTGGCGGCGGTGGCCTCCTTGGGTCTCGCCGCTTATGGCGTCAGGCAAACTCCGATGGCGGCATTCTACCTTCTCCCAACTCGCGCATGGGAATTACTGGTCGGCTCGCTATTGGCCTTCGAACTCGTCCCTGCTCCCCGCAGGCGGGTTGCGGGTTGGGAATCTTTTGCGGGTCTCGGGCTCATTCTGGCACCCGTAATCTCCTACACAGCCGAAACCCCTTTCCCTGGCATTATGGCGTTGCCACCGGTACTGGGTGCCGCACTGATCATTCATTCGGGTCTCGGCCAATCTACTGCTCCTTTCACAGAGCTGTTGTCGAACCCACTTCTTCGATTCGTCGGATTGATCAGCTATTCTCTTTATCTATGGCATTGGCCAATCGTTGTCTTTATGAGGTATTACTATATTGAGTTGAGTTTCTATCAAAGGATCTTTATCGTCGCCTTCTCGATCGCTATAGCTTTTCTTTCCTGGCGATTCATCGAGCGACCGGGTCGGCGCCGTGATGGGACGTTGCGCCGACCGCAGCTGTTTCTGGCCACCGCAACCTCAATGGCCTTGCTCGCTGCGGCGGGCTGGGCTGCGCGCGAATCGCTGGGATTTCCATCACGGGTGCCGAAGGATATCCAGATTCTTGCAAGCAAGCGCGCTCATCAAGGGCCGTGGCGTGAATGCGGCTATGTCTATCGAGACAGGCGTGACATCGATACCCTCTGCGTCCGAGGGGCGGCCCACCAATCGCCTGATTTTGTCATCATCGGCGATAGTCACGCCAATGCTGTCGCTGCCGCCATCTTCCAAAACGCTGCGGAGGTCGGTCGCGCGGGTTACCAGATTTCGGACACTGGCTATCGACCGCTTCTGGACTTCGGCAAGTGGGGCGAAGAGAAAAAGTACCAATACATGAACCGGCTCACGACAGATTTTTTTGACGCAAGGCCGGGGGTCAAGAGTGTGATTGTTCCTATCTACTGGCGTCAGGCTGCGCTGGTCGATCGCTACTACAATTCAAATCGAAAAATCGTCGACGGTATTACTGCAATGAGGGAAGGCCTATTCACGCTGGTCGAACGCTACCCCGAAAAGCAGTTCCTGTTCGTGCTGTCCACAGCCAACTCTGACTTATTCGGCGCCAATCCTGCTGCCCGGGCCGCATGGTATGGGCATGCATTCAACCCTGTCGTCCATATGGCGGAGTTCAGGCGGATCACCGCCGCCTATGGCGGCATTGTCGACGACCTCCGGGCGCTCCCGAATGTCCAGTTCCTGGACATTTCCTCGCGTGTTTGTGACGTCAAAGTCTGTCACGGCTTCATTGAGGGCAAGCTGGCCTTCACCGACGACAATCATATCAGCTTTCAGGCGGCGATGCTCTTCAGTCCGGAGATAAGGGGATTTCTCGGTGGTTCGACACAAAGAACAATTGAAGGGGACCTGCTTGAGCGTCGGGCGCAAGGGCATTTATGA
- a CDS encoding PIN domain-containing protein: protein MIHILIDTCVWLDMAKDYRQQTILHALRELVEQEEIALIVPRIVVEEFSRNKQRVTDDSKRNLSSVFRRVREAVDQFSDDAKKAETLSQLHEIDHKIITLSDAGNEDVGLIEKLFERSDIIETSDLVKIAASERGLEQRAPFHRQKNSIADAMIIEVYAEHLKQIASNKHAFITHNFKDFGDPTGDNRLPHPDIANMFADENSTYSTRLGEFLNEIASELLEDVKFELEWMEEPRRLSEIIESIDLLTDQVWYNRHWNRRVRVDSGKIKLLPRAEYDKAKNKSKVILDTIWEGALKAATMVEEKHDPDNLGPWSDFEWGMVNGKLSALRWVLGDDWDMLDT, encoded by the coding sequence ATGATCCATATCCTCATCGACACATGCGTGTGGCTAGACATGGCGAAAGACTACCGCCAGCAGACGATTCTTCATGCTCTTCGGGAACTGGTCGAACAAGAAGAAATTGCACTTATCGTGCCGCGGATAGTCGTTGAAGAATTTTCACGCAACAAGCAGCGCGTCACTGATGATAGCAAGCGTAATCTATCGAGCGTGTTTCGTCGGGTTCGTGAAGCCGTAGATCAGTTCTCCGACGATGCGAAGAAGGCCGAGACGCTGTCGCAACTTCACGAGATTGACCACAAGATCATAACTCTAAGCGATGCTGGCAACGAAGACGTCGGGTTGATCGAAAAACTTTTCGAGCGATCTGACATTATCGAAACGTCCGACTTGGTGAAGATTGCCGCAAGCGAACGCGGTCTTGAGCAACGAGCTCCATTTCATCGTCAGAAAAACAGCATCGCAGATGCAATGATAATCGAGGTTTATGCCGAGCATCTGAAACAGATTGCGTCTAACAAGCATGCGTTCATCACTCATAATTTCAAGGATTTTGGTGATCCAACTGGCGACAATCGGCTGCCTCACCCTGATATTGCAAATATGTTCGCGGATGAAAATTCCACCTATTCCACCCGGCTTGGCGAGTTCCTTAATGAAATCGCTTCCGAGCTTTTGGAAGACGTTAAATTTGAACTTGAGTGGATGGAGGAGCCGCGTCGGCTGTCAGAGATAATCGAGTCGATCGATCTGCTGACTGATCAAGTTTGGTACAACCGACATTGGAACAGACGCGTTCGCGTTGATAGTGGAAAGATCAAGCTCTTGCCAAGAGCTGAATACGACAAGGCCAAAAACAAAAGCAAAGTGATTTTGGATACAATATGGGAGGGAGCATTAAAAGCCGCTACAATGGTGGAGGAGAAGCACGACCCTGATAATCTTGGGCCTTGGAGCGATTTTGAATGGGGTATGGTCAACGGCAAGTTGTCAGCGCTCCGTTGGGTCTTAGGGGATGACTGGGACATGCTCGATACCTAG
- a CDS encoding VOC family protein: MQKLQSQGVHHITLVGAGRQTSIDFWEGVLGMPFIFEQPNLDKAKESHLYFDPGDGRLITIFTDESRTAVKRRTPTDPGCVHHIAFSVSRVTFLQAVARLDERAIKHSGVKDRGFMDSIYFEDPLGLLIELASYRFEPPAGFSHADVLMEAHKVRVARGDYNIAEVHLADAIQALVERSRATLSDDRAPKNPY; encoded by the coding sequence ATGCAGAAACTGCAATCGCAAGGCGTTCATCACATCACGCTGGTCGGCGCCGGGCGCCAGACCTCCATCGACTTCTGGGAGGGCGTGCTCGGCATGCCGTTCATCTTCGAGCAACCCAACCTCGACAAGGCCAAGGAAAGTCATCTCTATTTCGATCCGGGCGACGGAAGGCTGATCACCATCTTCACCGATGAGAGCCGCACGGCGGTCAAGCGGCGCACGCCGACCGATCCGGGCTGCGTCCACCACATCGCCTTTTCGGTGTCGCGCGTCACCTTCCTGCAGGCGGTCGCCCGGCTCGACGAGCGCGCCATCAAGCACAGCGGCGTCAAGGATCGCGGCTTCATGGATTCGATCTATTTCGAGGATCCGCTCGGCCTGCTGATCGAGCTTGCCTCCTACCGTTTCGAGCCGCCGGCGGGCTTCAGCCATGCCGACGTGCTGATGGAAGCCCACAAGGTCCGCGTCGCGCGCGGCGACTACAATATCGCCGAAGTGCATCTCGCCGACGCGATCCAGGCGCTCGTCGAGCGTTCCCGTGCAACCTTGTCGGACGACCGGGCGCCGAAGAATCCATATTGA
- a CDS encoding glutathione S-transferase family protein — MAKTATKSAKKPAAKAVAKPATKAAKPAAKAASKVSAKPAAKAAAKATAKPAAKAKAKPAKKPALKLSMLKPSVNNMTVRVFARAAGFDAAEIDAWGHTRSPEYMARNPAHLTPMIEDKGLPRGVLWESCAIMQYLANKHGLEKFYPKAPAKRAMIDSAMFYLIGTLYPYVARATYPALGFPQYAGEVGHSDAHPDRKSEAQKAAMAAIAEPLEVFHTFFRDGKPFIGGKNPSIADIRLAATLEFLAVVDYALPKWAKEYMAAMEKTLGKAYAEPAGDVRGYITYVKSQAKA, encoded by the coding sequence ATGGCAAAGACAGCGACCAAGAGTGCGAAGAAGCCTGCCGCCAAGGCAGTAGCCAAGCCGGCCACGAAAGCAGCAAAGCCTGCGGCCAAGGCAGCGTCGAAAGTTTCCGCCAAGCCGGCAGCGAAAGCGGCGGCCAAGGCAACTGCCAAACCGGCCGCGAAAGCCAAGGCGAAGCCGGCGAAGAAGCCGGCGCTGAAGCTCAGCATGCTGAAGCCGAGCGTCAACAACATGACCGTTCGTGTCTTTGCACGCGCGGCCGGCTTCGACGCTGCCGAAATCGACGCCTGGGGCCATACGCGCTCACCCGAGTACATGGCGCGCAACCCGGCCCATCTGACGCCGATGATCGAGGACAAGGGCCTGCCGAGAGGTGTGCTGTGGGAAAGCTGCGCCATCATGCAATATCTCGCCAACAAGCATGGGCTGGAGAAATTCTACCCGAAGGCGCCGGCCAAGCGGGCGATGATCGACAGCGCCATGTTCTACCTGATCGGCACGCTCTACCCCTATGTGGCGCGCGCCACCTATCCGGCGCTCGGCTTCCCGCAATATGCCGGCGAGGTCGGCCACAGCGACGCCCATCCCGACAGGAAATCGGAGGCCCAGAAAGCCGCCATGGCGGCGATTGCCGAGCCGCTGGAGGTCTTTCACACCTTCTTCCGGGACGGCAAGCCGTTCATCGGCGGCAAGAACCCGTCGATCGCCGACATTCGGCTGGCGGCGACGCTCGAATTTCTGGCCGTCGTCGACTACGCGCTGCCCAAATGGGCGAAGGAGTACATGGCGGCGATGGAGAAGACGCTCGGCAAGGCCTATGCCGAGCCGGCCGGCGACGTGCGCGGCTACATCACCTATGTGAAGTCGCAGGCCAAGGCGTGA
- a CDS encoding PAS domain-containing protein — MAEEAGTAGTRSKRAPRKAAHGDGAPSFTGHIDSTEALRQLVEAGADWIWETDAELRFSWVSENYQAATGIDPASILGRFRFDFLKQMLDGDRNAAAHLEDLQAHRPFRDFAYELKGGRVGCRWVCITGFPRFDTEGKFAGYRGIGRNVTALAEAFDELRQTQEQSVPWSGSAMDAKRGDAETESANARTAETFANLRTMVDQMPIGVLVLDADLRVEVINRAFYDFWQIDARRAEIGCSFRDLMDASRDIDPYGFEEAAWQRHIAEREAEIRAGTAGSRQFPRNDGRTLISSMAPLAGGKRLISYVDITEMKDREAKLAEALEKSRLAEAVINGVKDPIFVKDDNLRFVFVNEAFSALFGQTPQAMLGKLGGDFVTPQEVVQFEESERQVLASGKPYEVEENFAFAGIGRSRIVRKNRVSMASGRNYVAGFIFDISDMKRRETEAEDARKNLATVLESLPAAVIIYDRDDNFVFANHKLQDTLPALKPVWQPGRTFREALELGHSVGYFRVCGDPEVDKLYDSDPERWLDGILARYRMPNSSYERLNPDGRWYQVYDMRTDDGTFIGVRVDISEIKSREKALHESMRQIDLFRHVMDELPVAAFIKADDLSIEFVNKAWCALTGIAKEEVIGRTDRQLFGTDEAEGYSHDDTEVLVTGHGKEIEEPVTHRDGTLRQLMTRKSRLVALDGSVHLVGSSTDITEVKAREHALEESMRENEVFRSLIDNVPVSIYAKRSDLRVFYVNKGWCDLTGFSRDDAIGKTDIEIFGQDGEAFVNGDLAVLRTGETQEVEETVTLADGIVRHQFARKGAMIASDGSLYLIGSTTDITELKQREAELREARQRAVLADRAKSEFLANMSHEIRTPMNGVLGMAELLAKSDLDPKQKTFTDIIVKSGNALLTIINDILDFSKIDAGQLVLDPAPFNLPEAIEDVATLVSTRAKEKDLELIVRIEPGLESLFIGDVGRIRQIVTNLVGNAVKFTDEGHVLVDVTGRRVPTGTKLTISVTDTGIGIPEEKLGLVFEKFSQVDTTSTRRHEGTGLGLAITSRLVDLMGGEIGVESAEGKGSTFWFAVTLPRAGEQTGRRIMPVDVTGARVLIVDDNAVNRSILSEQMTSWTFDSCAAESGAEGLQVLIAAAAYGVPVDCVVLDYQMPEMSGAEMARIVRNTAGLTDTPIIMLTSVDQSLANTSYRDLGIDAQLIKPARSSVLLETLVATIQRHHHNTNGGRVLPAASGGSGDGTAEPPPVQQPFAASARALLQPPPVRARARALGDERRLDILVAEDNEVNQMVFTQIIGETGYSFEIVGNGRKALDAYGRLNPRMILMDVSMPEMSGLEATAAIRRLEEETGTHIPIVGVTAHALKGDRERCLEAGMDDYLPKPISPRALLEKVERWVGTGGEVQRSAG, encoded by the coding sequence ATGGCGGAAGAAGCAGGGACAGCGGGGACACGCAGCAAGCGGGCCCCGCGCAAGGCAGCACATGGCGACGGCGCGCCATCGTTCACAGGACACATAGATTCGACCGAGGCGTTGCGCCAACTGGTCGAAGCCGGCGCGGACTGGATCTGGGAGACTGACGCCGAGTTGCGCTTTTCCTGGGTTTCGGAAAACTATCAGGCCGCCACCGGCATCGATCCCGCCAGCATTCTTGGCCGGTTTCGCTTCGACTTCCTCAAGCAGATGCTGGACGGCGATCGCAATGCTGCCGCGCATCTGGAGGATCTGCAGGCGCATCGGCCGTTTCGTGATTTCGCCTACGAATTGAAAGGCGGCCGCGTTGGCTGCCGCTGGGTCTGCATCACCGGCTTTCCCCGTTTCGATACCGAGGGGAAATTTGCCGGCTATCGCGGCATTGGCCGCAATGTCACGGCGCTGGCCGAGGCGTTCGACGAGCTGAGGCAGACGCAGGAGCAAAGCGTTCCGTGGTCAGGCAGCGCAATGGACGCCAAGCGTGGCGATGCCGAGACCGAGAGCGCCAACGCCAGGACCGCCGAAACCTTCGCCAATCTTCGCACGATGGTCGATCAGATGCCGATCGGTGTCCTCGTCCTCGATGCGGACCTGCGCGTGGAAGTCATCAATCGCGCCTTCTACGATTTCTGGCAGATCGATGCCCGGCGCGCCGAGATCGGCTGCAGCTTCCGTGACCTCATGGATGCCAGCCGCGATATCGACCCTTATGGATTCGAAGAAGCGGCATGGCAGCGGCATATCGCCGAGCGCGAGGCGGAAATCCGGGCGGGTACGGCCGGATCGCGGCAGTTCCCGCGCAATGACGGCCGCACGCTGATCTCGTCGATGGCACCGCTTGCCGGCGGCAAGCGGCTCATTTCCTATGTCGACATTACGGAGATGAAGGATCGCGAGGCAAAACTCGCCGAAGCGCTGGAGAAGTCGCGGCTGGCCGAGGCGGTGATCAACGGCGTCAAGGACCCGATCTTCGTCAAGGACGACAATCTGCGCTTCGTGTTCGTCAACGAGGCGTTCTCCGCCCTGTTCGGACAAACGCCGCAGGCGATGCTGGGCAAGCTCGGCGGCGATTTCGTCACGCCGCAGGAGGTGGTGCAGTTCGAGGAAAGCGAAAGGCAGGTCCTGGCGAGCGGCAAACCTTACGAAGTGGAGGAGAACTTCGCGTTCGCCGGCATCGGGCGCTCGCGCATCGTCCGGAAAAACCGCGTCAGCATGGCAAGCGGCCGCAACTATGTCGCCGGCTTCATCTTCGATATTTCCGACATGAAGCGCCGCGAGACGGAAGCCGAGGACGCCCGCAAGAATCTCGCCACCGTGCTGGAATCGCTACCGGCTGCCGTCATCATCTACGACCGCGACGACAATTTCGTCTTCGCCAACCACAAGCTGCAGGACACGCTGCCCGCCCTGAAGCCGGTATGGCAACCTGGCCGCACCTTCCGCGAGGCGCTGGAGTTGGGCCATTCGGTCGGCTATTTCCGCGTCTGTGGCGATCCCGAAGTCGACAAACTGTACGACAGCGATCCCGAGCGCTGGCTCGACGGCATTCTCGCCCGCTACCGTATGCCCAACTCATCCTACGAGCGTCTCAATCCCGACGGCCGCTGGTATCAGGTCTACGACATGCGGACCGACGACGGCACCTTCATCGGCGTGCGTGTCGACATCTCAGAGATCAAGAGCCGCGAAAAGGCGTTGCATGAGAGCATGCGCCAGATCGACCTGTTCCGGCACGTGATGGACGAACTGCCGGTTGCCGCCTTCATCAAGGCCGACGATCTCAGCATCGAATTCGTCAACAAGGCCTGGTGCGCCCTGACCGGCATCGCCAAGGAAGAGGTCATCGGCCGAACCGATCGCCAGTTGTTCGGCACCGACGAGGCCGAAGGCTACAGCCATGACGACACCGAGGTTCTCGTCACCGGTCACGGCAAGGAAATAGAAGAGCCCGTCACCCATCGCGACGGTACACTGCGGCAATTGATGACGCGCAAGAGCCGTCTGGTGGCGCTGGACGGGTCGGTGCATCTGGTCGGCTCCAGCACCGACATCACCGAGGTCAAGGCGCGCGAACACGCGCTGGAAGAAAGCATGCGCGAGAACGAGGTGTTCCGCAGCCTCATCGACAACGTGCCGGTGTCGATCTACGCCAAGCGCTCGGACCTCAGGGTGTTCTACGTCAACAAGGGCTGGTGCGATCTCACCGGCTTCAGCAGGGACGATGCGATCGGCAAGACCGACATCGAGATTTTCGGGCAGGATGGCGAAGCGTTCGTCAATGGCGATCTCGCCGTGCTGCGCACCGGCGAAACCCAGGAGGTCGAAGAGACCGTGACGCTGGCCGACGGCATTGTCCGCCACCAGTTCGCGCGCAAGGGCGCAATGATCGCGTCCGACGGCTCGCTCTATCTGATCGGATCGACCACCGACATCACCGAACTGAAGCAGCGCGAGGCCGAATTGCGCGAGGCGCGGCAGCGCGCCGTGCTTGCCGACCGTGCCAAATCGGAATTCCTGGCCAATATGAGTCACGAGATCCGCACCCCGATGAATGGCGTGCTCGGCATGGCCGAGCTTTTGGCCAAATCCGATCTCGACCCGAAGCAGAAGACGTTTACCGACATCATCGTCAAGTCGGGCAATGCGCTTTTGACCATCATCAACGACATCCTGGATTTCTCCAAGATCGACGCCGGCCAATTAGTGCTCGATCCGGCGCCCTTCAACCTTCCCGAGGCGATCGAGGACGTTGCGACGCTGGTGTCGACACGCGCCAAGGAGAAGGACCTCGAGCTCATCGTGCGCATCGAACCCGGTCTGGAAAGCCTGTTCATCGGCGATGTCGGCCGCATCAGGCAGATCGTCACCAACCTGGTCGGCAATGCGGTGAAGTTCACCGACGAAGGCCATGTGCTGGTCGACGTGACCGGGCGAAGGGTTCCGACCGGAACAAAGCTCACCATCTCGGTCACCGACACCGGCATCGGCATTCCGGAGGAGAAGCTGGGGCTCGTCTTCGAGAAATTCAGCCAGGTCGATACGACGTCGACGAGACGGCACGAAGGCACCGGTCTTGGCCTTGCCATCACTTCGCGGCTCGTCGACCTCATGGGCGGCGAGATCGGCGTGGAGAGTGCCGAAGGCAAGGGCTCGACCTTCTGGTTCGCCGTCACCCTGCCGAGAGCCGGGGAACAGACAGGACGACGGATCATGCCGGTGGACGTGACCGGCGCACGGGTGCTGATCGTCGACGACAATGCCGTCAACCGCTCGATCCTGAGCGAGCAGATGACATCGTGGACCTTCGATTCCTGCGCGGCGGAAAGCGGCGCCGAAGGGTTGCAGGTGCTTATCGCCGCTGCCGCCTATGGCGTGCCAGTCGACTGCGTCGTGCTCGATTACCAGATGCCGGAGATGAGCGGCGCTGAAATGGCGCGGATCGTGCGCAACACTGCCGGCCTCACCGATACGCCGATCATCATGCTGACATCCGTCGACCAGTCTCTCGCCAACACCAGCTACCGCGATCTTGGTATCGACGCGCAGCTGATCAAGCCGGCGCGTTCCTCGGTGCTGCTGGAGACACTGGTCGCCACCATCCAGCGCCACCATCACAATACGAATGGCGGCCGCGTGCTGCCGGCGGCGAGCGGCGGTTCCGGCGACGGTACAGCGGAGCCACCGCCGGTGCAGCAGCCCTTTGCCGCATCGGCACGGGCCTTGCTGCAACCACCGCCGGTTCGGGCCCGCGCTCGGGCCTTGGGTGACGAGCGCAGGCTCGATATCCTCGTTGCCGAGGACAATGAAGTGAACCAGATGGTGTTCACCCAGATAATCGGCGAAACCGGCTACAGTTTCGAAATCGTCGGCAACGGCCGCAAGGCGCTCGATGCCTATGGCAGGCTCAATCCGCGCATGATCCTGATGGATGTCTCGATGCCGGAGATGAGCGGTCTCGAAGCAACGGCCGCAATTCGCCGGCTGGAGGAGGAAACGGGCACGCATATCCCCATCGTCGGCGTCACCGCGCACGCGCTGAAGGGCGATCGTGAACGCTGTCTGGAAGCCGGCATGGATGACTATCTGCCCAAGCCGATCAGCCCCAGGGCCTTGCTTGAAAAGGTCGAGCGCTGGGTCGGCACTGGCGGCGAAGTCCAGCGCAGCGCAGGATAG